The Procambarus clarkii isolate CNS0578487 chromosome 12, FALCON_Pclarkii_2.0, whole genome shotgun sequence DNA window TTTTGTACTTAGTTTTCGATCATGGATAATAGCCCGTTCTAAATTCCCCATGATAGATGTTGGAAATGGCATTAATGTTGACAATATATAATTGACTAAAAGGCGTGTCAAACGACCATTTACATCTGAAAAAGGATGGAGAGTAAGCATTTCTCGGATAAAccatgaaattaatttaaaaatccattcaaaTTCTTCCTCTGGCCCTAAAAATTTGAATATTTTTTGGGTCAATGTAGAGTTGTAATTGTCCAAAATAGCCAAAATACGATTTTCTCCATCTTGAATTGAATGGATATGTGGATATACATACAAACCTTTGACACTTGTGTTATTACTAATCTTTGTACAGCGTATATTGGTACTTACAAAACCACATTTTTCAGGTGATAACAATCCTATCATTAattaatattttgtgtaaatttaaaacacaagtttcaagatcaattaaacctaataaagtgtacatatccttatctcctactatctcttccttaatctttttatgacctctaatgaaatttaaatattctattGCTCTTAGTAAGTTTCTAACCTCTCTAACTTTCCGATTAGTGATTAAAGTTTTCTTCTGGTTGTGTGGCCAAatcccaatattttcatgtttcattaaattagttaaaaaaaccatattccatggtttttacaactaacccttgaaatttttttattattatctagacctaaatatatttgtttaaatttattaatttcagatactttattttttaagtttaggcttaattcatatgaaaaaaacatcgtttatatattttttaaaaaagttaaacaaaatatactactattttatatttatgttaaatgaataaaataaaaagtgacacttttttctttgttttaggatttGGATTTACTCTGCGAGCACACTGCACAACCTAAAAACTACTGTAAATGCCGATTTGGAAGATGTATCTAACCAGCTACAGCTTCAACCAACTAACTACTTGATTTGTTtacaacacagtttcaaatgaggaaatataagaaataaataattataaaatcatCACCTCAGTGGGTGAGTTAACCCTCCGGATCGGCACTggtgtctctcgctctctcctttTTAGACTCTGTCTGgtctttaagggggcatatcgaaaaatatcgttataaattaaaattgttcaatttgcttataaatttttttatgaaatggttatagaaagggctgcaactggtccaagtttcaccatcacaccctaaacagaaaaggagaaaaaaatacacaacgtattatgcaacgaatgttcaacattctcaaataatctcagggaacacatgtgtcaaataaaatgtctactatgtgctgtagaagcacaaactcttgtaataattgtaatatgtatgttcaatatatttatatttaattttttttttctttttatttttttttattttttttttttttggccaattttttttctcgtttgttatcaagggatttgcatgaaacttgcacaccttgctcaatggatgcctatctgcaagggtgccaattatgaacgaaatctgtcgaagtcaagctcagctacaggtggccgaacttggatctttattttactctggaaagtaatttacaccttcaaattacttcagagctttcatttattaatcaatttacatgcaaattacaccttatatgtagcgtttgtgcttctacagactctagtagacattttagtccaaagtctatttgctgattttataaaaatttataaatatcatatattgcatatttttttagtagggtaactttgaaaaattatattattgcactaaacacttttttgataaaactgatcactagaatcctttattatgtgcttaatttaatatctgagtgttaaagaaatgattttagttgacacatgtgttccctgaaactatttgaaaattcgttacataattcgttgtttattttttttctccttttctgtttagggtgtgatgatgaaacttggaccagctgcagcccttctataagcatttaaaaaaaaaattataagcaaattgaaccacttttaattttacaccgatatgcccccttaaccaCCATTCCAATCAATGCCAGCTGTATACACACGCATGATTCTCCAGATGTGggattcttctgctttattgttttCAATGGCTCCAATTAAGAACAACGTGAATCGTCGAGATCCTCTCCCTAAGGAGGCACCCACTACTTTTACATCAGAACAACAACTCTATGATGGTCtccctaaatattttatattaaagggGACTCATCTGTACTCTGGTATAAGAACACTGACTTATGTTCAAGAATACCATAGGAGAATAAAAAAATTTATCTACCCATCCTATTCAGAATtggaagataaacaaaaatataaaatatggataATTAATGATCAGTTGGAAAAATTATCCACATTTTCTTACATGGATAATAACAATGGTTGTTACATTTGTATAAAATGTAATGCCATATTTATATCATTCCAGAAAATAATAGATCATGAGTGTAAGAGAGCACCATTTGTAGTATATCCAACtacattaaataaaattaatgaaatatgatatataataaaggcAATGAAAAAAAAGCATAagcataatgatgatgatgatgataatgataatgatgatgatgataaatcttttgaagagtcagtctttttatttaaaaacaagTATGAAAATTTAAAGACTCAAATATCAAGAAATAAACAAATTTTCATATATGAAGGGTTTAGATTGAAGAATGAAATCATTCCAATTATGGAATGTAACTGCTGTGAAGTAAAATTCCCACTTCCAAAGTATAGAGATGATATACTGAAGATAATCGAGTTACATAAGAATGAAGTGAAACCCAAATGTTCTCCAAAGAATATGAATTTGACAGAATcttttaaaataatactggaaagttTAAATTACATAATTGAGAGACAATTTCAGTATAAGAATTGTGATATAGATAAGAATAGATTATCTAGAATTATCCTACAAAAAAAAATTTCATCTGGTTTTATACATCAAGATAAACGGGAAGTTTTAGAAGACTACTTTTTAGGTATGCAAATCAGGAATTTATTCaaaaaagaagaacaagaaaataTTCTTGTTCCCTCAGTCATAAAGATTAGAAAAAAAAATCcaacaagcccatcatcatcataTCAAGTTGTATCAGGagaggaaataaaaaaaaaaacacgaggctaaaactactactaacattactgaatcagcaactacatcattatTATTCCTGGAGACAaataatgataatgatgataaggataatgaagatgatagaaaaagaagaaacagtaacagcagtaacagcagcaacagcagcagcagcagtagtaataaTAGCAGAAGTAGAAGTGGCAACAGAAGAGGCATCAGCATcagaagaggcagcagcagcagcagaagagacagcagcagaagaggcagcagcagtaacagtaacagtagtagtggtggtggtggtggtggtggtagtagtagtagtagtagtagtagtagtagtagtaataataatgatgatgatggtagtagtgtttacagtaaagaagataataatgagcatgatacaggcaataaggaagaattagggtcattgacaaagatttagataaatctactactactactactaacaccaccaccaccactactactagtactaccctgaccaccatcgttgccactgctgttgctgctcctgctgctttggAATCTGATGATGAAGAATCAGTTTTGGAAATTAAGGTGAAGAAGAATACAACAACATTTAAAAAAATTGCAAACAAAACTCAGGAAAATGGAGttcatcatgttcaacaacaacaacaacaacaacaacagcaacaacgtagAGAAGAATATCTTTTTGATCAATTTCCTGATTTGATGGATGTCCTCTTTTCCTCAGAAACTAACCCCACAAGAGGAGGAGTAAAAAACAACAACatttatttgccatctacttcaagctcaaattatcaactaatatcagaaaccaccaatttaccagcagccaatttgaagtgtaattatcatcaacctaacatgcaaattgaagaagaaaaagaaacagaTCTGACTTATATAATTGAAACATATTGTAAAACAGGTGAATCAATTAATAATGATTATCAACAACTAATGGTGTCGTTTCCTGAAAATACAATATCAAGTTCAGGTTTGAATGAAGATGCATATGTTAATCAACAACATCAATTATTGGTACACGAAGATCAACAGCTTTCAAATACCTGTTACAATGCACCTCCGGTAGATGATGTaaatttatatcatgaacattcattgacatttcttgatccaacagtgtcaccatctacctCAGGAGCAGGAAATCCATTACCCACTTTGGGTTTATCTCTAAATACAATATCAAGTTCATGTTTGAATGAAGATGTATatgttaatcaacaacaacaacaacaattattggtatctaaagatcaacagctttcaaatacaaatacatgctacaatgtacctccggTACAAGCTGATGTAAATTTAAAGCATGTACATTCAttgccaccaacagtgtcaccatctatctcaggagcaggatccacatctggaaatccatcatccactttgggtttattatctctttcaaacaaagctgagaaaataacaaggaagcggaaaaaggaagaaaggaaaaagaaaaagaaggaagaaaagaaaaaaaagaaggaagaaaagaagaagaaggaagagaaaaagaaaaagaaaaaggaggaagaactttctgcagagcgaataaaatatttggttatacaaactataaaacaatcattcccaatatTATCTGAAGAACCTCAAACCCCATTGACTTTGTCAGTCTCCTCctcatcattatcattatcatcatcatcatcatcatcatcatcattatcatcatcatcatcatcatcatcctcaaaaaaaaaaaaaaatagttgttaAAATTTAGTTGGTTTTGATTGTTAAATTTGTAGACATGGAAAGTAAAATTTTCTTCATTGTCAGtaggttttataaataaataaaagaataaTTTGAATTACAGGATGCATTGTGCAGTTaaaccatgtactgtatatattttttagtacaaat harbors:
- the LOC138364012 gene encoding serine-rich adhesin for platelets-like; the protein is MKMIEKEETVTAVTAATAAAAVVIIAEVEVATEEASASEEAAAAAEETAAEEAAAVTENGVHHVQQQQQQQQQQQRREEYLFDQFPDLMDVLFSSETNPTRGGVKNNNIYLPSTSSSNYQLISETTNLPAANLKCNYHQPNMQIEEEKETDLTYIIETYCKTGESINNDYQQLMVSFPENTISSSGLNEDAYVNQQHQLLVHEDQQLSNTCYNAPPVDDVNLYHEHSLTFLDPTVSPSTSGAGNPLPTLGLSLNTISSSCLNEDVYVNQQQQQQLLVSKDQQLSNTNTCYNVPPVQADVNVVRFDMRLQFEGEQHTEAQNSAAGTAPQGQQSTGAGAAGAAKTSTPEAQSTGAGAAGAAKSSTPEAQSIGAAKTNTPEAQSIGYAKTNTPEAQSDSTAGAAKTNTPEFMKALPASLDNGYYKGEHTPADKNKLITSPPPKFAKAAKEFNDDLNKPVDMNNVNYSIFYIAIGMSPSKILDINHNLAGEKPNARATVTYTTSTSTPAANDETTSGDSRDATSSGNPIPSSDTVTTSTSTSTPAANA